In a single window of the Nicotiana tomentosiformis chromosome 10, ASM39032v3, whole genome shotgun sequence genome:
- the LOC104103487 gene encoding uncharacterized protein isoform X1, translating into MAENQPLLRSDDNEVVRESEGTERKSTASARVVSLDVFRGLCVFLMMLVDYAGSVFPSIAHSPWNGVRLADFVMPFFLFVVGVSLAIVNKIVVDRTRTTLKVVIRTLKLFLLGVFLQGGYLHGITGLTYGVDIEKMRWMGILQRIAVGYIVAALCEIWFPCQWMKRVTILSNYIWQWGIVFLLSAIHSGLLYGLYVPDWQFSVPRSTGSSIYEVKCSVRGDFGPACNSAGMIDRYILGMDHLYAKPVYRNMKECYGSNNTRASSTMPSWCHAPFDPEGILSSLTAAAACIIGLQYGHILVKFQDHKERLCSWSVLSLALLVVGLFLAFIGVPLNKSLYTISYLLVTSAAAGITFCLLYMLVDIYGWRRLMFILEWMGKHSLSIFILITSNIAVILIQGFYWRDPRNNIVRWLVTQFVQK; encoded by the exons ATGGCAGAAAATCAGCCATTATTACGAAGCGACGATAACGAAGTGGTGCGTGAAAGTGAAGGAACTGAAAGGAAAAGTACAGCTTCTGCTCGTGTTGTTTCTCTCGATGTTTTTAGAGGCCTTTGCGTTTTT CTTATGATGCTTGTGGATTATGCTGGTTCTGTTTTCCCAAGCATTGCTCATTCCCCGTGGAATGGTGTCCGCTTGGCAGACTTTGTAATGCCTTTCTTCCTCTTTGTTGTTGGAGTTTCCCTGGCAATTGTAAATAAG ATAGTTGTAGACAGAACAAGGACAACCTTGAAAGTTGTGATTAGGACATTGAAACTATTTCTCCTTGGTGTTTTCCTGCAAG GGGGTTACTTGCATGGGATAACTGGTTTGACCTATGGTGTAGATATCGAAAAAATGCGATGGATGGGAATCTTGCAG AGGATAGCTGTTGGATATATTGTAGCAGCTTTGTGCGAGATATGGTTTCCATGTCAATGGATGAAAAGAGTCACCATTCTCAGCAATTATATTTGGCAATG GGGTATCGTGTTCCTATTGTCTGCTATACATAGTGGGTTGTTATATGGTTTGTATGTACCTGATTGGCAATTCAGTGTGCCGCGGTCAACTGGCAGCAGCATTTATGAG GTAAAATGTTCTGTTAGAGGTGATTTTGGACCGGCATGTAATTCTGCTGGAATGATTGATCGCTATATTCTTGGAATGGATCACCTCTATGCAAAACCTGTATATAGAAATATGAAG GAATGCTATGGATCCAACAATACTAGAGCTTCCTCGACTATGCCTTCTTGGTGTCATGCCCCTTTTGATCCTGAAGGCATTTTGAG TTCACTAACAGCTGCTGCTGCATGCATCATTGGACTCCAATACGGTCACATACTTGTTAAATTTCAG GATCATAAAGAACGGCTATGCAGTTGGTCCGTCCTCTCACTTGCACTTCTTGTAGTTGGTTTGTTCCTTGCTTTCATAG GCGTGCCATTAAACAAATCGTTATACACGATAAGTTATTTGCTGGTAACCTCAGCTGCTGCTGGAATCACATTCTGTTTGCTATATATGCTG GTGGACATTTATGGTTGGAGGCGCTTGATGTTTATTCTTGAGTGGATGGGAAAGCATTCTCTTAGTATCTTTATTCTCATAACATCAAATATAGCTGTGATTCTAATTCAAGGATTTTATTGGCGAGATCCACGTAATAACATT GTTCGTTGGCTTGTGACACAATTTGTACAGAAATGA
- the LOC104115436 gene encoding SKP1-like protein 1A → MKMIVLKSSDGETFEVEESVAVESQTIKHMIEDDCADTSIPLPNVTSKILAKVIEYCKRHVDAASKTEDKSVEDDLKAFDADFVKVDQSTLFDLILAANYLNIKSLLDLTCQTVADMIKGKTPEEIRKTFNIKNDFTPDEEEEVRRENAWAFE, encoded by the exons ATGAAGATGATCGTATTGAAGAGTTCCGACGGCGAAACCTTCGAGGTAGAAGAGTCAGTTGCCGTAGAGTCGCAGACAATCAAGCATATGATCGAAGACGACTGCGCCGACACCAGCATCCCTTTACCTAACGTGACGAGCAAGATCTTAGCTAAGGTGATTGAGTACTGCAAGCGCCACGTGGACGCCGCCTCTAAGACGGAAGATAAGTCCGTCGAGGACGATCTCAAGGCTTTCGATGCTGACTTTGTCAAAGTTGACCAGAGTACCCTCTTCGATCTCATCCTG GCTGCCAACTATTTGAACATAAAGAGCTTGCTTGATCTGACATGCCAGACAGTTGCAGACATGATCAAAGGGAAGACCCCGGAGGAGATCCGTAAGACATTCAACATTAAGAATGACTTCACTCCTGACGAAGAGGAAGAAGTCAGGAGAGAGAATGCCTGGGCCTTCGAGTGA
- the LOC104103487 gene encoding uncharacterized protein isoform X2 produces MMLVDYAGSVFPSIAHSPWNGVRLADFVMPFFLFVVGVSLAIVNKIVVDRTRTTLKVVIRTLKLFLLGVFLQGGYLHGITGLTYGVDIEKMRWMGILQRIAVGYIVAALCEIWFPCQWMKRVTILSNYIWQWGIVFLLSAIHSGLLYGLYVPDWQFSVPRSTGSSIYEVKCSVRGDFGPACNSAGMIDRYILGMDHLYAKPVYRNMKECYGSNNTRASSTMPSWCHAPFDPEGILSSLTAAAACIIGLQYGHILVKFQDHKERLCSWSVLSLALLVVGLFLAFIGVPLNKSLYTISYLLVTSAAAGITFCLLYMLVDIYGWRRLMFILEWMGKHSLSIFILITSNIAVILIQGFYWRDPRNNIVRWLVTQFVQK; encoded by the exons ATGATGCTTGTGGATTATGCTGGTTCTGTTTTCCCAAGCATTGCTCATTCCCCGTGGAATGGTGTCCGCTTGGCAGACTTTGTAATGCCTTTCTTCCTCTTTGTTGTTGGAGTTTCCCTGGCAATTGTAAATAAG ATAGTTGTAGACAGAACAAGGACAACCTTGAAAGTTGTGATTAGGACATTGAAACTATTTCTCCTTGGTGTTTTCCTGCAAG GGGGTTACTTGCATGGGATAACTGGTTTGACCTATGGTGTAGATATCGAAAAAATGCGATGGATGGGAATCTTGCAG AGGATAGCTGTTGGATATATTGTAGCAGCTTTGTGCGAGATATGGTTTCCATGTCAATGGATGAAAAGAGTCACCATTCTCAGCAATTATATTTGGCAATG GGGTATCGTGTTCCTATTGTCTGCTATACATAGTGGGTTGTTATATGGTTTGTATGTACCTGATTGGCAATTCAGTGTGCCGCGGTCAACTGGCAGCAGCATTTATGAG GTAAAATGTTCTGTTAGAGGTGATTTTGGACCGGCATGTAATTCTGCTGGAATGATTGATCGCTATATTCTTGGAATGGATCACCTCTATGCAAAACCTGTATATAGAAATATGAAG GAATGCTATGGATCCAACAATACTAGAGCTTCCTCGACTATGCCTTCTTGGTGTCATGCCCCTTTTGATCCTGAAGGCATTTTGAG TTCACTAACAGCTGCTGCTGCATGCATCATTGGACTCCAATACGGTCACATACTTGTTAAATTTCAG GATCATAAAGAACGGCTATGCAGTTGGTCCGTCCTCTCACTTGCACTTCTTGTAGTTGGTTTGTTCCTTGCTTTCATAG GCGTGCCATTAAACAAATCGTTATACACGATAAGTTATTTGCTGGTAACCTCAGCTGCTGCTGGAATCACATTCTGTTTGCTATATATGCTG GTGGACATTTATGGTTGGAGGCGCTTGATGTTTATTCTTGAGTGGATGGGAAAGCATTCTCTTAGTATCTTTATTCTCATAACATCAAATATAGCTGTGATTCTAATTCAAGGATTTTATTGGCGAGATCCACGTAATAACATT GTTCGTTGGCTTGTGACACAATTTGTACAGAAATGA